A portion of the Myxococcaceae bacterium JPH2 genome contains these proteins:
- a CDS encoding flippase-like domain-containing protein: MEGTRQDEVSEQDEAWDGPLVRRRRWWWVPGAVLLVAFLAFVFSRHSEEQQFLRLLRAARPVWLLVALGLQLATYLCVAGIWHIVLGRTGVRVSVWSLSRLSVMKLAFDQVIPTAGIGGTLVVARGLRREGAAPGVAAGAVLLTVLCFYAAQALGVGASIVFLWARSELSPLVQMLVTAFGALAIVVPVLILGLSRRRNWKPGRWLRRVPGLEALVKALAEVPPGLLGSPSLLVRGIALQLSVYVLDAATLGAMLRALGQQEVPPSTVFVSFMVASMAETVSIIPGGVGTYEAVSVGMLNFMGVPVEVSLAGTLLLRGFTLWLPMVPGLYLLRRTFTTHPPEMRTPTEAGSPPGMEKQPD; the protein is encoded by the coding sequence ATGGAAGGCACCCGCCAGGACGAGGTTTCCGAGCAGGATGAGGCATGGGACGGCCCCCTCGTGCGCCGTCGTCGATGGTGGTGGGTCCCTGGCGCGGTGCTGCTGGTGGCCTTCCTCGCGTTCGTGTTCTCGCGGCACTCGGAGGAGCAGCAGTTCCTTCGCCTGCTGCGCGCGGCCCGGCCCGTCTGGCTCCTCGTCGCGTTGGGGCTGCAATTGGCGACCTACCTGTGCGTGGCCGGCATCTGGCACATCGTGCTGGGGCGGACGGGCGTGCGCGTCTCGGTGTGGTCGCTGTCGCGCCTGTCGGTGATGAAGCTGGCGTTCGATCAGGTCATCCCCACGGCGGGCATCGGCGGCACGCTGGTCGTGGCGCGCGGGCTGCGGCGCGAGGGGGCGGCGCCCGGGGTCGCGGCCGGCGCGGTGCTGCTGACGGTGCTGTGCTTCTACGCCGCACAGGCCCTGGGGGTCGGCGCGAGCATCGTCTTCCTGTGGGCGCGCTCGGAGCTGAGCCCGCTGGTGCAGATGCTGGTGACGGCCTTCGGCGCGCTGGCCATCGTCGTCCCGGTGCTGATTCTGGGGCTGTCGCGGCGGCGCAACTGGAAGCCGGGCCGCTGGCTGCGCCGCGTCCCCGGGCTCGAGGCGCTGGTGAAGGCCCTGGCCGAAGTCCCGCCCGGTCTGCTGGGCAGCCCGAGCCTCCTCGTGCGCGGCATCGCGCTGCAGCTCTCCGTCTACGTGCTGGACGCGGCCACCCTGGGCGCGATGTTGCGCGCGCTCGGGCAGCAGGAGGTGCCGCCGAGCACGGTGTTCGTCAGCTTCATGGTGGCGTCGATGGCGGAGACGGTCTCCATCATTCCCGGCGGCGTGGGCACCTACGAGGCGGTGTCCGTGGGGATGCTGAACTTCATGGGCGTGCCCGTGGAGGTCTCGCTCGCGGGCACCTTGCTCCTGCGGGGCTTCACGCTGTGGCTGCCGATGGTGCCGGGGCTCTACCTGCTGCGGCGCACGTTCACGACGCACCCTCCGGAGATGCGCACGCCCACCGAGGCCGGGTCCCCGCCGGGCATGGAGAAGCAACCGGACTGA
- the mgtA gene encoding magnesium-translocating P-type ATPase encodes MKRRETRARTEGPPPWSGTEAALLTRLGSAPVGLSEPEAQARLARLGPNRAEPHRRSLAWDILARFGNPLVLVLLLASAVSAVVHDLTSSAIIATIVLMSVALDFVQEHRAGNAAERLRGRAALRARVLRDGEEREVPAATLVPGDVVLLAAGSLVPADLRLLASRDLYVNQAMLTGEPYPVEKETGEVSPDVRLTEARNAVFAGTAVISGTARGLVFATGARTTVGDIARGLDAPAVSTAFARDMRAFGLMLMRLTVLLVLFVLLVSVTAHRPLLESFLFAVALAVGLTPELLPMVVSVTLARGALRMASREVIVKRLSAVHDLGSMDVLCTDKTGTLTQARIHLERYEDASGARSDSVLRWAWLNSHFESGLRGPMDEAILAHTELSEDGWGKVDEVPFDFVRRRVSVLLERAGRRVLVVKGAPEELLTRCVHLEESAGQVREMDAGRRRALLARFGALGEEGYRVLAVAWRDAAPEVERADVGDESGLVFAGFTAFLDPPKEGAREALAALIQAGVAVKVVTGDNERVATQVCRELDLTVEGVLTGEEVSRLDEPGLSARAERTTVFARVSPAQKSRVVRALRQAGHVVGCMGDGINDAPSLRAADVGISVDCAVDVAREAADLLLLRQDLGVLHEGVLEGRRTFCNVMKYIRMGTSSNFGNMLSMAGASVVLPFLPMRPLQILLNNLLYDVSELAIPLDTVDDAQLSRPTRWDLRHVRWFMALFGALSSVFDAATFVLLLVVFRADAPLFQTGWFVESLITQVLVIFIIRTRGVPWRSRPSGWLIASSLGAVGVALALPYLPLGRSFGFVPLPPQVLLALMGLVMLYLLAAAGLNRGFSRRWG; translated from the coding sequence GTGAAGCGGCGCGAGACACGCGCGAGGACCGAGGGTCCACCTCCCTGGAGTGGAACGGAGGCGGCGCTGCTGACGCGACTGGGCAGCGCGCCGGTGGGGCTGAGCGAGCCGGAGGCCCAGGCGCGCTTGGCGCGGCTCGGCCCGAATCGAGCAGAGCCCCATCGCCGGTCGCTCGCCTGGGACATCCTCGCGCGCTTCGGCAATCCGCTCGTGCTGGTGCTGCTGCTGGCCAGCGCGGTGTCGGCGGTGGTTCATGACCTGACCAGCTCCGCCATCATCGCGACCATCGTGCTGATGAGCGTGGCGCTCGACTTCGTGCAGGAGCACCGCGCGGGCAACGCGGCGGAGCGCCTGCGAGGCCGGGCCGCCCTGCGCGCGCGTGTGCTCCGCGATGGCGAGGAGCGCGAGGTCCCCGCCGCGACGCTCGTGCCCGGGGACGTGGTGCTGTTGGCGGCGGGCAGCCTGGTGCCGGCGGACCTGCGGCTGCTCGCCTCGCGCGACCTCTACGTCAATCAAGCGATGCTGACGGGCGAGCCCTATCCGGTGGAGAAGGAGACCGGCGAAGTCTCTCCGGACGTTCGCCTCACCGAGGCACGCAACGCGGTGTTCGCGGGCACGGCGGTCATCAGTGGCACCGCGCGGGGACTCGTCTTCGCCACCGGGGCGCGCACCACGGTGGGGGACATCGCGCGAGGGCTGGATGCGCCCGCGGTGTCCACCGCGTTCGCTCGGGACATGCGTGCCTTTGGCCTGATGTTGATGCGGCTGACGGTGCTGCTGGTGCTCTTCGTCCTGCTGGTGAGCGTGACGGCGCATCGCCCGCTGCTGGAGTCGTTCCTCTTCGCGGTGGCGCTGGCGGTGGGGCTGACGCCGGAGCTGTTGCCCATGGTGGTGTCGGTGACGCTGGCGCGAGGCGCGCTGCGGATGGCGTCGCGCGAGGTCATCGTCAAGCGCCTGAGCGCGGTGCATGACCTGGGCAGCATGGACGTGCTGTGCACGGACAAGACGGGCACGCTCACGCAGGCGCGCATCCACCTGGAGCGCTACGAGGATGCGTCGGGGGCGCGGAGCGACTCGGTGCTGCGCTGGGCCTGGCTCAACAGCCACTTCGAGTCGGGCCTGCGCGGCCCCATGGACGAGGCCATCCTCGCGCACACGGAGCTGTCCGAAGATGGCTGGGGGAAGGTGGACGAGGTGCCGTTCGACTTCGTGCGCCGGCGGGTCTCCGTGCTCCTGGAGCGGGCGGGGCGCCGCGTGCTCGTGGTCAAGGGCGCGCCGGAGGAGCTGCTCACCCGCTGCGTCCACCTGGAGGAATCCGCGGGGCAGGTCCGGGAGATGGACGCGGGGCGGCGGAGGGCGCTGCTCGCGCGCTTCGGTGCGCTGGGCGAGGAGGGCTACCGGGTGCTCGCGGTGGCGTGGCGCGACGCCGCCCCAGAGGTCGAGCGCGCGGACGTGGGAGATGAGTCGGGGCTCGTCTTCGCGGGCTTCACCGCCTTCTTGGATCCGCCCAAGGAGGGCGCGCGCGAGGCCCTGGCCGCGCTCATCCAGGCGGGCGTGGCGGTGAAGGTGGTGACGGGCGACAACGAGCGGGTGGCCACGCAGGTGTGCCGCGAGCTGGACCTCACCGTGGAGGGCGTGCTCACGGGCGAGGAGGTGTCGCGACTGGACGAGCCGGGCCTGAGCGCGCGCGCGGAGCGCACCACGGTGTTCGCGCGCGTGTCCCCGGCCCAGAAGAGCCGCGTGGTGCGCGCGTTGCGGCAGGCGGGCCACGTGGTGGGTTGCATGGGGGATGGCATCAACGACGCACCGTCCCTGCGCGCGGCGGACGTGGGCATCTCGGTGGACTGCGCGGTGGACGTGGCCCGCGAGGCCGCGGACCTCTTGCTCTTGCGCCAGGACCTGGGCGTGCTGCACGAGGGCGTGCTCGAGGGGCGACGCACCTTCTGCAACGTCATGAAGTACATCCGCATGGGCACCAGCTCCAACTTCGGCAACATGCTCAGCATGGCCGGCGCGTCCGTGGTGCTGCCGTTCCTGCCCATGCGGCCCCTGCAGATCCTCCTCAACAACCTGCTCTATGACGTGTCCGAGCTGGCCATCCCCCTGGACACCGTGGACGACGCGCAGCTTTCGCGTCCCACCCGGTGGGACCTGCGACACGTGCGCTGGTTCATGGCCCTCTTCGGCGCGCTCAGCTCCGTGTTCGACGCGGCCACCTTCGTGCTGCTGCTCGTCGTCTTCCGCGCGGACGCCCCCCTCTTCCAGACGGGCTGGTTCGTCGAGTCGCTCATCACCCAGGTGCTCGTCATCTTCATCATCCGGACGCGGGGCGTGCCGTGGCGCAGTCGGCCCTCGGGGTGGCTGATTGCGTCCTCGCTGGGCGCGGTGGGCGTGGCGCTCGCGCTGCCGTATCTCCCGCTGGGGCGCTCGTTCGGCTTTGTGCCGCTGCCCCCTCAGGTCCTCCTGGCCTTGATGGGCCTGGTGATGCTCTACCTGCTGGCCGCGGCGGGGCTCAATCGGGGTTTCTCTCGCCGCTGGGGTTGA